A stretch of DNA from Candidatus Zixiibacteriota bacterium:
AATGTGCAACAATCTACTTATAGTAGCTATTGTACTATTTGTATGCAGAGTAGTGAAGACCAGATGACCAGTCATTGACGCTTGAAACGCCGCCATGGCGGTCTCATAGTCTCTAATTTCGCCAACAAGAATAATATCCGGATCTTGTCTTAATGCAGATCGTAGAGTGGCTGCAAACGTTAAACCGATTTTCTCATGAATATGAACCTGTGCTGCATCATCCATGAGGTATTCTACCGGATCTTCAATTGTTACCATGTTTAGGGTGGGTGAGGATCTCTCATTCATCATAGAATAAAGGGAGGTTGTTTTTCCGCTTCCGGTAGGGCCGGTTGCAATTATCAAGCCTTGGGGAATATTGATGATATTTTCTAATCTTTTAAATAACTCGCCGGATATACCGATTTTATCGAGAGTCCATATTGATGCAGTTTTATCCAGCAAACGACATACTATTTTTTCACCATAAATAGTCGGCATAGTTGACATTCTGATGTCAATTATTTTATCACAGGTTTTAACACTGATTCTGCCGTCCTGCGGAATTCTTCGCTCGGTAATATCAATTTTGGCAAGTATTTTAAGCCTTGATACGGTTGGTGAATGCAAAACAGATGGGTATTTGATTTTAGTTTGCAGAAGTCCGTCAACTCGATATCGCACCAATGAGTATTTGGGTTTTGGCTCAATATGGATATCGCTGGCGCCGATTTTTATGGCATCGGAAACAATTGCATTTGCCATTTTTATGGCAGACGGTGACTCGGAATTTTTCATGAGCTGTTCGGGAGTTTCCACAACCTCATCATCCAATAAAACATCTATTTTATCGTAACCATCACCAAATTCTAAATCATCCAAATAATCAACACCATCATTTTCAAAATCATAATAAATATATTTTATCGCATTATCTATTTCGCTTATTTGTGCCAAGCGGGTTTGTATATTGTATTGTGTTTTAAAACTCAAATAATCAATTTGCATTAAATCTAATGGATCTGCCATAGCAATCAGGAGATTGTTACTTTTCAAATTAACCGGTACAAAGCAACCAGCTTCGCAGATTTCTCTGGGGAAAAGCTTGGCAAGTTTGATATCAAGAGTAGATTTTTCCAGAACTATATGCTCAGTCTTACATTCCAGATAAACAAATCGAAATAGTTCGGATTCGTCAATCATTCCCAACTCGATTATACCTTTGACCAGGGCACAATTGTTTTTGGCACAATATTTTTCGAGCATTTCGATTTGTCCGGGAGCGAGTTGCCCTTTTGAAGCCAGCGCCGAGCTGAGAGTCGATTTTTTTGCTCCGGCAAACTGTTTTAGTTTTGCTATCTCTTTTTCTTTGTCTCTGCTGATTTTTTTAAGAGCGGCATTTTCCTGAATCAAATCGTATTGTTTGAGTGCAAGCCGAATAGTTAAGAGTAAATCATTATCATTCCATGGCTTGGTTATAAATTTATAGACGGCCCCATTATTGACGGCTTGCATAACCGTATCGGTGTCCGAATTTCCTGTTAACATTATTCTAATAATTTTCGGGTATCTCTCTCTTATAATTCTCAAAAGTTCGGTTCCCGACATTTGAGGCATTCTTTGATCACTAATAATTAATGTTACACTATTTTGAGTAAGAATATCGAGAGCATTAGCGGCATTTTCGGCGGTCAGAATATTATAATCTTCGCTGGCAAAAACTCGTTTGAGAGCTTTTAAAACGTGAATCTCATCATCTACTAAAAGAACACTATGCTTGTGTGTGTTTTCCGGAGTAAGTGAATTTGCTTCAGTTTTACTTGCTCTTTGAATATCAGGCGCAGTTAATTGGGAATCAGAAACCAGATTTGATTGTTTTTCTTTTTTTTGTAATACTTCCGGCGTCATAGCTAATGTTTGTCCTTTTAATTCAGTATATATCTTTGCCTAATTAAGGTCAGAGAGCAATTGTTCGGTTTCGTTTATCTCAAAACATGCTTTTGACAAGAATGATTTTAAATCATCCATCTTAATATCCAAAATCTTCCATGCTTCACAGGAAAATTCTGATATATAATAAGTACCGCTATTCCCAATATCCATAGCATGCGCAATAATATCGGAGATATATACACATGCTATCAATCGTGTGTTTTCCGAATCCATTATCGGTTGATGATGTGAACCGATAGTTATGCGAATCTTTTCAGGAAAATTCCATTTTTTGGCCAG
This window harbors:
- a CDS encoding ATPase, T2SS/T4P/T4SS family, with the translated sequence MTPEVLQKKEKQSNLVSDSQLTAPDIQRASKTEANSLTPENTHKHSVLLVDDEIHVLKALKRVFASEDYNILTAENAANALDILTQNSVTLIISDQRMPQMSGTELLRIIRERYPKIIRIMLTGNSDTDTVMQAVNNGAVYKFITKPWNDNDLLLTIRLALKQYDLIQENAALKKISRDKEKEIAKLKQFAGAKKSTLSSALASKGQLAPGQIEMLEKYCAKNNCALVKGIIELGMIDESELFRFVYLECKTEHIVLEKSTLDIKLAKLFPREICEAGCFVPVNLKSNNLLIAMADPLDLMQIDYLSFKTQYNIQTRLAQISEIDNAIKYIYYDFENDGVDYLDDLEFGDGYDKIDVLLDDEVVETPEQLMKNSESPSAIKMANAIVSDAIKIGASDIHIEPKPKYSLVRYRVDGLLQTKIKYPSVLHSPTVSRLKILAKIDITERRIPQDGRISVKTCDKIIDIRMSTMPTIYGEKIVCRLLDKTASIWTLDKIGISGELFKRLENIINIPQGLIIATGPTGSGKTTSLYSMMNERSSPTLNMVTIEDPVEYLMDDAAQVHIHEKIGLTFAATLRSALRQDPDIILVGEIRDYETAMAAFQASMTGHLVFTTLHTNSTIATISRLLHIGIEPFLVASAVNGIFAQRLARRICPYCKDLQAYDRELITKLGVTDRQMPDELFYGKGCEHCNQTGFIGRIGIFEIFQMTEEFRQFLTTNFKETELSHMAHELGMETLLDDAINKVKEGVTTLEEILRILGPTAEYEINCPKCNYKLDPDFLNCPQCGLAQKILCKSCKSQLLAEWKLCPHCGIDNPFASKK